In Gloeocapsopsis dulcis, the genomic stretch TCGGGTTTTAAGTGTGAATAGCCTCTTTGTAGGTGGGCAGTTAGCTGGATTTCCTAGGTCGCGGCTAACTGCCTTTTGATATGTCTATTATCACCTGACACGTTATAAGTTGTCAAGTACCACGTTAAGATTTATAGTTAAAGCGTCACTTGAAACGTTATATAAATAAAGGGTGGTGCTAATGCAAACTTTGATGAGAGTAGAGAGGAGAATAATAGTTGAAGCGCCAGGGTTAGGAGCGCAGATCAAAGCAGCCCGCGAATCTGATCCGCGATCGCTAAAGGATATTGCAAGCGCAGCAAATATGTCTTCAATGAACTGGTATCGGATTGAGGCAGAGGAGCAAACACTCCCAGAAGAGACGCTGCGAAAAATTGAAGAAGTGCTGGGTGTGGATTTCGGTGTGGTTTTTGATGATTAATCCTTTTGCCGCTCACCTATGAGGAATAAAGCTATGCTGACTGAATATATTCAAGCTGCTATGCATCGAGCTGAATACGAATTTTTGGAGGATGATGACACTTTTGTTGGCAAAATCCCAGAATGCCAAGGAGTGTGGGCAAACGCTGACACGTTAGAAGCTTGTCGGGATGAACTACAGGAGGTACTAGAGGAATGGGTAGCTCTAGGGCTACAAATGGGTCATCCGCTGCCAGTGATAGATGGCATTGATCTTTCTTTCAAAAAAGAAGAGGCAGCCTAATGCCTCCTTTTGGCCCTATCAAGCGACGCGACTTGATTGCGTATTTGCGAGAAATAGGCTTTGTTGGCCCATTCTCCGGCAAGAAACACCAGTTTATGTCCAAAGGAGCGCTGCGAGTACGCATCCCCAATCCACACCAGGGAGATATTAGCAAAGGTTTGCTCGCCACAGTTTTGGCAGAAGCAGGCATTAGTCGAGAGGAGTGGGAATCAATATGAGCGGTAGATTTGACTACATGAGCTATTGGAGGAATGGCAAAAAAGTTATTGTCAAGCGAACTTAACTTCTCTTAATGTTAGGTGCAATTTTCTTATGGCACAGAAGATTGGCTTTATTCTCAAAAGATACTGTCAAAAAAAACTCGGTAGAACCTATCCAGAACTGAATGAAAGACTGTTACATACACCACCCAACCTACCACTACTGTAGTTTGGTTACGCTAAGCAACACATCTAATCCGATCCTGTCCAAGCTCGAACCGAGCTAATCAATAAAAAACTAACTTTAGCGTAACAGACTTAACAGAGTTAACAAGTGTAACAGCCTTCACAAAGGGAAAAATAGGGAGTCGCCGGGGTCTAAACAAGGACACCCCAAAATGCGAAACAACCCTGGTAGCAACAGGGCTGTGGTACGAAATAATCTTAGTGATTTCATCGTACCAGTTACACCAGCCCCTCAACAATCCCCCTCTCATCAAAACGGGCGAACTCATCAGAATCCGCCCCTCCAGCTAAATCTACTAGAACCTGATGCAGTAACTATCCCTATCCCCCCATGTCCTAACTGCGGCGCAACCGAAGCAGTAAAGACACCTGGCGCTGGACCACACCACGCGGCGCTGCGGTGTGCAAGCTGCGCTAGGTTCCTGCGCTGGCTTCCCAGACCGAGGCTGGGGGGTGCAGTATGATTCACTTCCAGGATTTGCAAGAGTGGCAAGATTCCACCGTTGACGAAGGAATTTTCAACCTCAACGTCCGCTCTTTAGAAGGACAAACCGCATATGAGTATCTTTTCTACAGCAACAAACTCAAACGAACTAACACTGGAATCGTTAGCAGAGGCATAATTAACACGTATGCCTTCTTAGAACATGGAGGCTGGTGGTGTTCTGGAGTTGACCCGCTCAATAACTGGGAGCCGATGCTATGGGGATGCTTTAAACCTCGTCGCCCCCGAATCGACTTTGAGAAGCGCAAGGCGATTAAATACGAGCATCCCCCCAAGACTGAAACCCGCATTTTTCTGCTGCTAGTACCTGACCACATCTGGCAGAAAGTCAGTGCTCGCTACGGTATTTCAATTACTGAGGAAGATAAAAAGCGCAGCTTTTGGCATTGGGCATGGAAGCATAATGTCCCAATTATTATTACCGAAGGTGCGAAGAAAGCTGGGGCACTGCTGACTGCTGGATTTGCGGCGATCGCGCTTCCTGGAATTTATGGTGGATATCGCACGCTAAAGGACGAGGAAGGCAACCAAATCGGCAAGCCTTACCTAATCCCAGACCTCCAATGTTTCGCTACGTTAGGACGCGAGATTTACTTCTGCTTTGACCGCGATCAAAAGCAGAAGACAATTCGCAGTGTTAACAAAGCTATAGAGAAAACTGGATATTTATTCACTCAATCAGGCTGCAAGGTTCGAGTTATCTGCTTACCAGGACCGGAGAAAGGCGTTGATGATTTCATCATGGCTCATGGTGCCGAGACCTTTGATGTGCTTTATCAAGCAGCAAAATTACTAGAAAGCTGGCAAGCTCAAAGCTTCACTGAACTTACTTACCCAACTGCGATCAAAGTCAATCGACGCTACTTAGGAGATATCTCCATCCCTAACGACGCGAAGCTAGTAGCACTCAAATCAGCAAAGGGAACTGGAAAAACACAACTTTTAGAAGCTATTGTCAGCAAGGCGCTAGCAGCTAACAAATGGGTATTAGTCATCGGGCATCGGGTGCAGCTGGTAGAAGCACTGTGCCACCGGTTTGGTATCCCTTATGTTACAGAAATCAGGACAGAACCATCTGGTGCTGCTTTGGGTTACGGGCTTTGCATTGATTCATTGCATCCTGGAAGCCAAGCGCGTTTCAATGCCGAGAATTGGCACGACGGCGTTGTCATTCTTGACGAATGCGAGCAAGTCATCTGGCACGCGCTAAACTCGTCCACTTGCCAAACTGAGCGAGTAGCCATCTTAAAACAGTTGAAATCACTGTTGTACAACGTATTGCATAGCAGCTCCGGTCAAGTGTATTTGGCAGATGCTGACTTGAGCGATTTAAGCATAGATTTTGTACGCTCGCTATCCAGTACGAATGTCGAACCGTGCATAGTAGTTAACGAATGGCAACCAGGATTAGATGAGTGCTGGGAGGTCTACAACTATCAAGGTAAAGACCCTAGCGGGTTGGTGGAGGCTCTAGAGAAACATATAGCCGGTGGCGGTAAACCATTCGTGGTTTGTTCCGCACAAAGAGCTAAGAGCCAATGGGGAACCCGAACGCTAGAACGCCACTTTAATAAACTTTTCCCTCGTAAGCAGATACTACGAATCGACTCAGAGACAATAGCAGACCCCAGCCACCCCGCTTATGTGTGTGTTACTAATCTCAATATAATTTTGCAACTCTATGACATTGTGTTGGCTTCACCTAGTATTGAAACTGGAGTAAGCCTCGATTTGAAGGGACACTTTACCTCTGTATGGGGCATCTTTCAAGGGGTACAAGCTGAAAGTTCAGCTCGTCAAGCATTGGCACGACTTAGGGAACCTGTAGAGCGGCACATCTGGGCAGCACCCTACGGTGGTATTGGAATAATTGGCGACGGCAGCACTGGCATTAAGTCTTTGCTAACTAAACAGCACAGATTAACACGCGCAAATATTAAGCTGCTTCAAGATTCTGCCCTTGACGATATCGAAATTAACTTTCAACCTGAA encodes the following:
- a CDS encoding helix-turn-helix domain-containing protein yields the protein MQTLMRVERRIIVEAPGLGAQIKAARESDPRSLKDIASAANMSSMNWYRIEAEEQTLPEETLRKIEEVLGVDFGVVFDD
- a CDS encoding type II toxin-antitoxin system HicB family antitoxin; protein product: MLTEYIQAAMHRAEYEFLEDDDTFVGKIPECQGVWANADTLEACRDELQEVLEEWVALGLQMGHPLPVIDGIDLSFKKEEAA
- a CDS encoding type II toxin-antitoxin system HicA family toxin, producing MPPFGPIKRRDLIAYLREIGFVGPFSGKKHQFMSKGALRVRIPNPHQGDISKGLLATVLAEAGISREEWESI
- a CDS encoding plasmid replication protein, CyRepA1 family, whose translation is MIHFQDLQEWQDSTVDEGIFNLNVRSLEGQTAYEYLFYSNKLKRTNTGIVSRGIINTYAFLEHGGWWCSGVDPLNNWEPMLWGCFKPRRPRIDFEKRKAIKYEHPPKTETRIFLLLVPDHIWQKVSARYGISITEEDKKRSFWHWAWKHNVPIIITEGAKKAGALLTAGFAAIALPGIYGGYRTLKDEEGNQIGKPYLIPDLQCFATLGREIYFCFDRDQKQKTIRSVNKAIEKTGYLFTQSGCKVRVICLPGPEKGVDDFIMAHGAETFDVLYQAAKLLESWQAQSFTELTYPTAIKVNRRYLGDISIPNDAKLVALKSAKGTGKTQLLEAIVSKALAANKWVLVIGHRVQLVEALCHRFGIPYVTEIRTEPSGAALGYGLCIDSLHPGSQARFNAENWHDGVVILDECEQVIWHALNSSTCQTERVAILKQLKSLLYNVLHSSSGQVYLADADLSDLSIDFVRSLSSTNVEPCIVVNEWQPGLDECWEVYNYQGKDPSGLVEALEKHIAGGGKPFVVCSAQRAKSQWGTRTLERHFNKLFPRKQILRIDSETIADPSHPAYVCVTNLNIILQLYDIVLASPSIETGVSLDLKGHFTSVWGIFQGVQAESSARQALARLREPVERHIWAAPYGGIGIIGDGSTGIKSLLTKQHRLTRANIKLLQDSALDDIEINFQPESLRTWAKMAVRINLGMVQYRQSILDGLAAEGHQIIEMGTVVSNSVKEVIKETRDANHQAEAEAIAASPDLTSDEFKELQERTAKTQSQRYCERKYALKLRYGIPINAELVLKDDDGWHAQIRLHYHLTVGREFLKLRDSQRLQTQTEKGQGAIWQPDLNKGQTSATVAVMENLGVLGLLVEGEVRATDEVVQRIASITLANRRDIKAALNISINDKDTPMAIAQKLLGKLGIKLVCLRREGPRGNRQRVYKYAHPDDGRDEVFAAWLVRDKSVLAAAETAGVKTAPTGFTSDSLVSSPGNKKIPLGVDTDTVIVTQIVSNLENKKITTSPGNTYQEKAASGFFLNSSITSTNEEQQIWGVGLLMPGSIVECFGRAGLWAVRYCTGVIAKIGDRYGDEQIVSCKDLRLAI